One Streptomyces sp. NBC_01237 genomic region harbors:
- a CDS encoding discoidin domain-containing protein, translating to MYGDEFHIADEPAPGSFGGTVEKRADQLISRSAPATSSSDESASLAPAKAVDGDRNTRWGSAEGKDPQWIRLDLGKDATVSRVTVEWEEAYADAYRVEMSADGSKWTVLAAETAGNGGTDEWTGLTGKGRYLRVYGTSRGTEWGYSIKELEVFGARGDGPGPTDPPDPAGAFTVVGAGDIADQCTAGQSGCQHFKTAARAKAINPAFYITMGDNQYDDAHIEDFRNYYDKSWGTFKDKTYPVPGNHEAYDDWDNQDERAYREYFGSRATPKGKMWYSYDYGNWHFVALNSNRFDQQEQIDWLKADLAANKKSCVAAYFHHPLFSSGSHGNDPVSQPVWKLLQQGGAELVLSGHDHHYERFAPQTADGVADPNGIVEILGGAGGKDLYGAGDTVQDNSLKRIWDTFGVVRLDFTDNSFTSKFVGTDGTVRDTSPTYTCR from the coding sequence GTGTACGGCGATGAGTTCCACATCGCCGACGAGCCCGCCCCGGGCAGCTTCGGCGGGACAGTCGAAAAGCGCGCCGATCAGCTCATCTCCCGTTCCGCACCCGCCACTTCGTCGTCCGACGAGAGCGCTTCCCTGGCGCCCGCCAAGGCCGTCGACGGCGACCGGAACACCCGATGGGGCAGCGCGGAGGGCAAGGACCCGCAGTGGATCCGGCTGGACCTCGGCAAGGACGCGACGGTGTCACGGGTCACGGTCGAATGGGAGGAAGCCTACGCGGACGCGTACCGGGTCGAGATGTCGGCGGACGGCAGCAAATGGACCGTGCTGGCCGCGGAGACCGCCGGGAACGGTGGCACGGACGAGTGGACCGGACTGACCGGCAAGGGCCGCTACCTGCGCGTGTACGGCACCTCCCGGGGCACCGAATGGGGTTACTCGATCAAGGAGTTGGAGGTGTTCGGCGCCCGCGGCGACGGCCCGGGGCCGACCGATCCGCCGGACCCCGCCGGCGCGTTCACCGTGGTGGGTGCCGGTGACATCGCCGATCAGTGCACCGCCGGTCAGTCCGGGTGCCAGCACTTCAAGACCGCCGCCCGCGCCAAGGCCATCAATCCGGCCTTCTACATCACCATGGGCGACAACCAGTACGACGACGCCCACATCGAGGACTTCCGCAACTACTACGACAAGTCCTGGGGCACGTTCAAGGACAAGACGTATCCGGTGCCCGGCAACCACGAGGCGTACGACGACTGGGACAACCAGGACGAGCGGGCCTACCGCGAGTACTTCGGCTCCCGGGCGACCCCCAAGGGCAAGATGTGGTACAGCTACGACTACGGCAACTGGCACTTCGTCGCCCTCAACTCCAACCGGTTCGACCAGCAGGAACAGATCGACTGGCTCAAGGCCGACCTCGCCGCGAACAAGAAGAGCTGTGTGGCCGCCTACTTCCACCACCCGCTCTTCAGCTCGGGCAGCCACGGCAACGACCCGGTGAGCCAGCCGGTGTGGAAACTGCTCCAACAGGGCGGCGCCGAACTGGTGCTGAGCGGTCACGACCACCACTACGAGCGGTTCGCCCCGCAGACCGCCGACGGTGTGGCCGACCCCAACGGCATCGTCGAGATCCTGGGCGGCGCCGGTGGCAAGGACCTCTACGGCGCCGGTGACACGGTCCAGGACAACAGCCTCAAGCGGATCTGGGACACGTTCGGCGTCGTCAGGCTCGACTTCACCGACAACTCCTTCACATCCAAGTTCGTCGGCACCGACGGCACGGTGCGCGACACCAGCCCCACGTACACCTGCCGTTGA
- a CDS encoding MFS transporter, producing the protein MYLSANKARQDTTAPPAPSTPSAIGTTNGTGTTDSATATGTGRGRVAGTVIALGTVSLVTDISSEMVTAVLPLYLVLGLGLSPLQFGFLDGLYNGVTAFVRLAGGHIADRWRRHKLVAGSGYALSAVCKLALLPAGGSIPALSTALAADRIGKGIRTAPRDALISLSSDERHLGRAFGVHRAMDTTGAMIGPLLAFALLWATADAYDAVFVVSFCFGVLGVLLLIAFVPGRDELGTLPGAPAAPAAKRPTATLRSTLRLLSLPPFRRILLAAALLSLVSVTDGFLYLVLQNRMRLDAAWFPLLPLGSATVYLLLAVPLGRAADRVGRRVPFLAGHLALLGAYAALLFPIGGWPLAGAVLLLHGTYYAATDGILMALAGPLVPPDRRAGGLALLQTGQATGRLFASVLFGAAWTAWGVSTALAAAAVALAAVFAAACFLIPAHAFRETP; encoded by the coding sequence ATGTATCTCTCGGCAAACAAGGCACGCCAGGACACCACCGCGCCCCCGGCGCCCTCCACCCCTTCCGCCATCGGCACGACGAACGGGACCGGCACGACCGACAGCGCCACGGCCACCGGCACCGGACGCGGCCGCGTCGCCGGAACCGTCATCGCGCTCGGCACGGTCAGCCTGGTCACCGACATCTCCTCCGAGATGGTCACCGCCGTCCTGCCCCTCTACCTCGTCCTCGGCCTCGGCCTGAGCCCGCTCCAATTCGGCTTCCTGGACGGCCTCTACAACGGCGTCACCGCGTTCGTCCGGCTCGCGGGCGGGCACATCGCCGACCGCTGGCGGCGCCACAAACTCGTCGCCGGCTCCGGATACGCCCTCTCCGCGGTGTGCAAGCTGGCCCTCCTGCCGGCGGGCGGCTCCATCCCCGCCCTGTCCACCGCGCTCGCCGCGGACCGGATCGGCAAGGGCATACGCACCGCGCCCCGTGACGCCCTGATCTCGCTCAGCAGCGACGAACGGCATCTGGGCCGCGCCTTCGGTGTCCACCGCGCCATGGACACCACCGGGGCCATGATCGGGCCGCTCCTCGCCTTCGCCCTGCTGTGGGCGACCGCGGACGCCTACGACGCCGTCTTCGTCGTCAGCTTCTGCTTCGGCGTGCTCGGCGTACTGCTCCTGATCGCGTTCGTCCCCGGTCGCGACGAACTGGGTACGCTCCCGGGCGCGCCCGCCGCACCCGCGGCGAAGCGGCCCACCGCGACCCTCCGCTCGACCCTGCGGCTGCTGTCGCTCCCGCCGTTCCGCCGCATCCTGCTCGCCGCCGCGCTCCTCAGCCTGGTCAGCGTCACCGACGGCTTCCTCTACCTCGTCCTGCAGAACCGCATGCGACTGGACGCGGCCTGGTTCCCCCTGCTCCCGCTGGGCAGCGCCACCGTCTACCTGCTGCTCGCCGTGCCGCTCGGCCGCGCCGCCGACCGCGTCGGAAGACGCGTTCCGTTCCTGGCGGGACACCTCGCGCTGCTCGGGGCGTACGCGGCCCTGCTGTTCCCGATCGGCGGCTGGCCCCTGGCCGGCGCGGTGCTGCTGCTCCACGGCACGTACTACGCGGCCACCGACGGCATCCTGATGGCCCTGGCCGGTCCGCTGGTACCGCCGGACCGGCGGGCGGGCGGGCTCGCCCTGCTCCAGACGGGCCAGGCGACGGGCCGGCTGTTCGCCTCCGTCCTGTTCGGCGCCGCGTGGACGGCGTGGGGCGTGAGCACCGCCCTGGCCGCGGCCGCGGTGGCGCTCGCCGCCGTCTTCGCCGCCGCCTGCTTCCTGATCCCCGCCCATGCCTTCCGGGAGACCCCATGA
- a CDS encoding TolB family protein, whose protein sequence is MSPVTPRVRAVAVTAAGAMLAAVAVVYTVHAADRADTSSAVTSSHVTPGDTAGLYLRTAKGTVAVQPTTRTGGTAREETALSCRRFHTSGGTAVCLTTRPGLRPMTRAVILDDTLRTRRTVDFGGTPNRARVSPSGRVVSWTVFVSGDSYATSAFSTRTGILDTRTGYLIKSMETIQLYLDGKRHHAPDVNYWGVTFTDDDNRFYATVSTGGRTHLVEGDLRTWKAHTLRTNVECPSLSPDGKRIAFKKRVREGAGNPWRLHVLDLATMRETPLAETHSVDDQAAWLGDGTVAYALPRGTNSSDIWSVPADGTGTPRLIARDASSPSWVPPARSDTSPR, encoded by the coding sequence ATGAGCCCTGTGACCCCGCGCGTCCGTGCGGTGGCCGTGACCGCTGCCGGCGCGATGCTGGCGGCGGTCGCCGTCGTGTACACCGTGCACGCCGCCGACCGCGCCGACACCTCCTCCGCCGTCACGTCCTCGCACGTCACACCCGGCGACACCGCCGGGCTGTATCTGCGGACGGCGAAGGGCACCGTCGCCGTCCAGCCGACGACGAGGACGGGTGGGACCGCACGCGAGGAGACAGCCCTGTCGTGCCGCCGCTTCCACACGAGCGGCGGCACGGCGGTCTGCCTGACCACCCGGCCGGGCCTGCGGCCGATGACCAGAGCGGTCATCCTCGACGACACCCTGCGCACCCGCCGCACGGTCGACTTCGGCGGGACACCGAACCGCGCCCGTGTCTCGCCGTCGGGCCGGGTGGTGTCGTGGACGGTGTTCGTCTCCGGCGACTCGTACGCGACGTCCGCGTTCTCCACCCGCACCGGCATCCTCGACACCCGCACCGGCTATCTGATCAAGAGCATGGAGACCATCCAGCTCTACCTCGACGGCAAACGCCACCACGCCCCCGACGTGAACTACTGGGGCGTCACCTTCACCGACGACGACAACCGCTTCTACGCGACCGTGTCGACCGGTGGCAGGACCCACCTCGTCGAAGGGGACCTCAGAACGTGGAAGGCGCACACCCTGCGCACCAACGTCGAGTGCCCCTCCCTCTCCCCCGACGGAAAGCGCATCGCGTTCAAGAAGCGCGTCCGCGAGGGGGCCGGGAACCCGTGGCGGCTCCATGTCCTCGACCTGGCGACCATGCGCGAGACACCGCTCGCCGAGACGCACAGCGTCGACGACCAGGCGGCCTGGCTGGGCGACGGCACCGTGGCCTACGCCCTCCCGCGCGGGACGAACTCCTCGGACATCTGGTCCGTACCGGCCGACGGCACCGGCACGCCCCGCCTGATCGCCCGCGACGCCTCCTCCCCCTCGTGGGTCCCGCCCGCCCGGTCGGACACGTCACCCCGATGA
- the dhaK gene encoding dihydroxyacetone kinase subunit DhaK gives MLINVPETVVDDALRGIAAAHPELTVDVANRVVVRRDAPVAGKVGLVSGGGSGHEPLHAGFVGPGMLSAACPGEVFTSPVPDQMVRAAAAVDSGAGVLFIVKNYTGDVLNFEMAAELAEDEGVRVAQVLIDDDVAVSDSTFTAGRRGTGATLFVEKIAGAAADEGAPLDRVADIARQVNASSRSFGVALSSVTTPAKGSPTFDLPPGELELGIGIHGEPGRERRPMMTSGEIADFAVNAVLEDLRPTGPVLALVNGMGATGLLELYGFNAEVQRVLSERGVPVARTLVGNYVTSLDMAGCSVTLCQVDEELLRLWDAPVQTAALRWGR, from the coding sequence ATGCTCATCAACGTCCCGGAGACCGTGGTCGACGACGCGCTCCGGGGCATCGCCGCCGCACACCCCGAACTGACCGTCGATGTCGCCAACCGGGTGGTCGTGCGCCGCGACGCGCCCGTGGCCGGGAAGGTCGGGCTCGTCTCCGGCGGCGGGTCCGGGCACGAGCCTCTGCACGCCGGGTTCGTCGGGCCGGGAATGCTGTCCGCCGCGTGTCCCGGGGAGGTGTTCACCTCCCCGGTGCCCGATCAGATGGTGCGGGCGGCGGCCGCCGTCGACAGCGGGGCGGGAGTCCTGTTCATCGTCAAGAACTACACCGGTGACGTACTGAACTTCGAGATGGCGGCCGAACTCGCCGAGGACGAAGGGGTGCGGGTCGCCCAGGTGCTGATCGACGACGACGTGGCGGTGAGCGACAGTACGTTCACGGCCGGGCGGCGGGGTACCGGCGCGACGCTGTTCGTCGAGAAGATCGCCGGAGCCGCCGCCGACGAGGGGGCGCCGCTGGACCGGGTGGCCGACATCGCACGGCAGGTGAACGCGTCGTCGCGGAGTTTCGGAGTGGCACTGAGTTCGGTCACCACCCCCGCCAAGGGCAGTCCCACCTTCGATCTGCCACCGGGTGAACTGGAGCTGGGCATCGGCATTCACGGCGAACCCGGCCGGGAACGGCGTCCCATGATGACGTCCGGGGAGATCGCCGACTTCGCGGTGAACGCGGTACTGGAGGATCTGCGGCCCACCGGACCGGTGCTGGCGCTGGTGAACGGGATGGGGGCGACAGGACTGCTGGAACTGTACGGGTTCAACGCCGAGGTGCAGCGGGTGCTCTCCGAGCGGGGTGTGCCCGTGGCTCGTACGCTCGTGGGGAACTACGTGACCTCGCTCGACATGGCGGGCTGCTCGGTGACGCTCTGCCAGGTCGACGAGGAGCTGCTGCGGCTCTGGGACGCGCCCGTGCAGACGGCCGCGCTCCGTTGGGGCCGCTGA
- the dhaL gene encoding dihydroxyacetone kinase subunit DhaL: protein MLDADFFRRWMAATAAAVDREADHLTELDSAIGDADHGNNLRRGFTAVTAVLEKESPRTPGAVLTLAGRQLISTVGGASGPLYGTLLRRTGKTLGESAEVTSGQLAEAFTAGVAAVGQLGGAQAGDKTMLDALLPAADALGTSFSAARDAARAGAVATVPLRARKGRASYLGERSIGHQDPGATSSALLVAALAEAEKPAEDGRAADGSTADGSGA from the coding sequence GTGCTCGACGCCGACTTCTTCCGCCGGTGGATGGCCGCCACCGCGGCTGCCGTGGACCGTGAGGCGGACCATCTGACCGAGCTGGACTCGGCGATCGGCGACGCCGATCACGGCAACAACCTCCGGCGCGGCTTCACCGCGGTCACGGCGGTCCTGGAGAAGGAATCCCCTCGGACGCCGGGAGCCGTGCTGACCCTCGCCGGACGACAGTTGATCTCCACCGTGGGCGGGGCGTCCGGGCCGTTGTACGGAACGTTGCTCCGGCGTACGGGCAAGACCCTGGGCGAGTCGGCCGAGGTGACGTCCGGGCAGCTGGCCGAGGCGTTCACGGCCGGTGTCGCGGCGGTGGGGCAGTTGGGCGGGGCGCAGGCCGGGGACAAGACGATGCTCGACGCGCTGCTGCCCGCCGCCGACGCCCTGGGCACATCGTTCTCCGCCGCGCGGGACGCGGCGCGGGCCGGTGCGGTGGCGACGGTGCCGTTGCGGGCGCGCAAGGGACGGGCCAGCTATCTGGGGGAGCGCAGCATCGGTCACCAGGATCCGGGGGCCACCTCCTCCGCGCTCCTCGTCGCCGCGCTGGCCGAGGCCGAAAAGCCGGCCGAGGACGGGCGGGCGGCCGACGGATCGACGGCCGACGGGAGTGGCGCATGA
- a CDS encoding PTS-dependent dihydroxyacetone kinase phosphotransferase subunit DhaM, which translates to MSGPAQVGIVLVSHSGPVAESVAELARGLAAGGATAPVAAAGGLPDGGLGTSAELIARAAESVDRGAGIAVLVDLGSAVLTVKAMLAEGDELPEGARLVDAPFVEGAVAAVVTASAGGDLAAVEAAASEAYGYRKA; encoded by the coding sequence ATGAGCGGGCCCGCACAGGTCGGAATCGTCCTGGTCTCGCACAGCGGGCCGGTGGCCGAGTCCGTCGCCGAGCTGGCCCGGGGGCTCGCGGCCGGAGGGGCGACCGCGCCCGTCGCCGCGGCCGGGGGCCTGCCGGACGGTGGACTCGGAACGAGCGCGGAGCTGATCGCGCGGGCCGCCGAGTCGGTCGACCGCGGGGCCGGTATCGCGGTACTGGTCGACCTCGGGAGTGCGGTGCTCACGGTGAAGGCCATGCTCGCCGAGGGCGACGAGCTGCCGGAAGGGGCGCGACTGGTCGACGCGCCGTTCGTGGAGGGCGCCGTGGCGGCCGTGGTGACCGCCTCGGCCGGTGGCGATCTCGCGGCGGTGGAGGCCGCGGCCTCGGAGGCGTACGGCTACCGGAAGGCGTAG
- a CDS encoding phosphodiester glycosidase family protein, with protein sequence MRPLVLLATVTAVTAGALAPAAADSTPDPRPRNAAEVLRPVAPPAASAAGGTRSVVFGDGIETARTSRPIAPGVRLSSYDRLESDKWLRVDALSVDLDGEDVRADYLSSGKVAERHPVSELAARHDPGSGRRTVAAINADFFDINETGAPLGPGVKDGVPVHSPAPGVHRAVGIGPQNAGRVLELYFEGTLTLPSGQHPLAAHNAANVPAQGVGAYTSAWGSADRKLTVDAAAPVAEAVVREGRVISVSGTPGSGPVPDGTTVLVGREAGAALLRALRPGDPVSLAFRARAGSGPVPRTAVGGRELLVVDGTAQNHDGEGNNTAAPRTAVGFSRDGRTMQVVTVDGRQADSGGVTLTELGLMMRRAGSYSALNLDGGGSSTLVAREPGSDALQVENSPSDGSERTVPNGLALTAPDGSGRLKGFWVETRTPAGAAPGTDPVKGGHPERVFPGLTRSLTAAGHDETYGPAAGTPHWRTANPATGTVDRHGLFTARRSGSTDVTARRGAARGSTRLTVLDELARIEPTTRRVGLADAKATGTFGVVGLDAHGTSAPVEPRDIELDYDRDLFDIRDNGQGSFDVASRTGSGAGRVTATVAGTTTVLAVSVGLAEQPVAAFDDAASWKFSQARAEGSLAATPEGHTGTGLKLTYDFTRSTATRAAYASPPRPVTVAGQPQSYRLWIKGDANGAWPTLHLKDAAGSDQLLRGPYVTWTGWRQVTFAVPPGAAMPLSVHRFYLAETAAARQYTGEIVVDDLTAQVPPTVDLPARTEPADALIDPAAVTERRDWRFAVMSDAQFVARDPDSAIVARARRTLREIRAARPDFLVVNGDLVDEGSPADLAFARQILDQELGDALPWYYVPGNHEVMGGRIDNFVTQFGPAQRTFDHKGTRVITLDTSSLSLRGGGFAQIKQFREQLDAAARDRRIGSVTVIEHVPPRDPTPQQGSRLGDRKEAALIEQWLADFRRTTGKGAAFIGSHVGVFHASHVDGVPYLINGNSGKAPAGPAGEGGFTGWSLIGADRVPAGEQAAARQRPWRGGPDWISVQTRAHVDSLTLDAPTVIVAGERTKVGASVVQGARTVPVAFPLSADWTGSPNVYVGDLEDARHRHTAVLDPVTGTLTALRPGTVTLAVTVNGTTQRARIEIVAKAAAPAA encoded by the coding sequence ATGCGGCCGCTCGTGCTGCTCGCGACGGTGACCGCGGTGACGGCCGGGGCCCTCGCCCCCGCGGCCGCCGATTCGACCCCCGACCCCCGCCCCCGTAACGCCGCCGAAGTCCTCAGACCCGTTGCCCCGCCCGCCGCGAGCGCGGCCGGCGGGACGCGCTCCGTGGTGTTCGGCGACGGCATCGAGACCGCCCGCACATCCCGGCCGATCGCGCCCGGGGTGCGCCTCAGCTCGTACGACCGGCTCGAATCGGACAAGTGGCTGCGGGTCGACGCGCTCTCCGTGGACCTCGACGGCGAGGATGTGCGCGCCGACTACCTCTCCTCGGGCAAGGTCGCCGAGCGGCACCCGGTCTCCGAGCTCGCCGCCCGGCACGACCCGGGCAGCGGACGCCGTACCGTCGCCGCGATCAACGCGGACTTCTTCGACATCAACGAGACCGGTGCCCCCCTGGGCCCCGGCGTCAAGGACGGCGTCCCCGTCCACTCCCCGGCGCCCGGCGTCCACCGAGCCGTCGGCATCGGTCCCCAGAACGCGGGCCGGGTCCTGGAGCTGTACTTCGAGGGCACCCTGACCCTGCCGTCCGGACAGCACCCGCTCGCCGCCCACAACGCCGCGAACGTCCCGGCGCAGGGTGTGGGCGCGTACACCTCCGCCTGGGGCAGCGCGGACCGCAAGCTGACCGTGGACGCCGCGGCGCCCGTCGCGGAAGCCGTCGTACGGGAGGGCAGGGTCATCTCCGTATCGGGCACCCCGGGGTCGGGCCCCGTCCCGGACGGCACCACCGTCCTGGTCGGCCGCGAAGCGGGAGCGGCCCTGCTGAGGGCGCTGCGGCCCGGCGACCCGGTCTCTCTCGCGTTCCGGGCGCGCGCCGGGAGCGGGCCCGTTCCCCGCACCGCGGTCGGCGGCCGTGAGCTTCTGGTCGTCGACGGCACCGCCCAGAACCACGACGGCGAGGGCAACAACACCGCGGCGCCCCGCACCGCGGTCGGATTCTCCCGGGACGGCCGCACCATGCAGGTCGTCACCGTCGACGGCCGGCAGGCCGACAGCGGCGGCGTCACCCTCACCGAACTCGGCCTGATGATGCGCCGTGCCGGTTCGTACAGCGCACTCAACCTGGACGGCGGCGGCTCCTCGACGCTTGTCGCGCGCGAGCCCGGCAGCGACGCCCTCCAGGTGGAGAACAGTCCGTCCGACGGCAGCGAGCGCACCGTCCCCAACGGTCTCGCCCTCACCGCCCCCGACGGCAGCGGCAGACTCAAGGGCTTCTGGGTGGAGACCCGGACCCCCGCAGGGGCCGCGCCGGGCACCGACCCCGTCAAGGGCGGCCACCCGGAGCGGGTCTTCCCCGGCCTGACCCGTTCCCTCACCGCCGCCGGTCACGACGAGACGTACGGCCCCGCCGCCGGAACCCCGCACTGGCGGACCGCGAACCCGGCCACCGGCACGGTCGACCGCCATGGCCTCTTCACCGCACGCCGCAGCGGCAGCACCGACGTGACCGCCCGGCGGGGCGCCGCCCGCGGCAGCACCCGGCTGACCGTCCTGGACGAACTCGCCCGCATCGAGCCGACCACCCGACGCGTCGGCCTCGCGGACGCCAAGGCCACCGGAACCTTCGGCGTCGTCGGCCTCGACGCCCACGGCACCAGCGCTCCCGTCGAGCCGCGCGACATCGAACTCGACTACGACCGGGACCTGTTCGACATCCGAGACAACGGGCAGGGCTCCTTCGACGTCGCCTCCCGCACCGGCAGCGGAGCCGGCCGGGTCACCGCCACCGTCGCGGGCACCACCACCGTCCTCGCGGTCAGCGTCGGCCTCGCCGAACAGCCGGTCGCCGCCTTCGACGACGCCGCGTCCTGGAAGTTCAGCCAGGCCCGGGCCGAGGGCTCCCTCGCCGCCACACCCGAGGGCCACACCGGCACCGGACTGAAGCTCACCTACGACTTCACCCGGTCCACCGCGACCCGCGCGGCCTACGCGAGCCCGCCCCGGCCGGTGACCGTGGCCGGACAGCCCCAGTCGTACCGGCTCTGGATCAAGGGCGACGCCAACGGGGCCTGGCCGACCCTGCACCTCAAGGACGCCGCGGGCTCCGACCAGTTGCTGCGCGGTCCCTACGTCACCTGGACCGGGTGGCGGCAGGTCACCTTCGCCGTACCGCCGGGGGCCGCCATGCCGCTGAGCGTGCACCGGTTCTACCTGGCGGAGACGGCGGCCGCCCGGCAGTACACGGGCGAGATCGTCGTCGACGACCTGACCGCCCAGGTCCCGCCCACCGTCGACCTGCCCGCACGGACGGAGCCGGCCGACGCGTTGATCGACCCGGCAGCGGTGACGGAGCGCCGGGACTGGCGGTTCGCCGTGATGTCGGACGCCCAGTTCGTCGCCCGTGACCCCGACAGCGCCATCGTCGCCCGGGCCCGCCGCACCCTGCGCGAGATCAGGGCCGCGCGGCCCGACTTCCTCGTCGTCAACGGAGACCTGGTGGACGAGGGCTCGCCCGCCGACCTCGCCTTCGCCCGGCAGATACTCGACCAGGAACTCGGCGACGCCCTGCCCTGGTACTACGTACCGGGCAACCACGAGGTGATGGGGGGCAGGATCGACAACTTCGTCACCCAGTTCGGCCCGGCCCAGCGGACGTTCGACCACAAGGGCACCCGGGTCATCACCCTCGACACCTCCAGCCTCAGCCTGCGCGGCGGAGGCTTCGCCCAGATCAAGCAGTTCCGGGAGCAGCTCGACGCGGCAGCCCGGGACCGCCGCATCGGCTCGGTCACGGTGATCGAACACGTACCGCCGCGCGACCCGACCCCGCAGCAGGGCAGCCGGCTCGGCGACCGCAAGGAAGCGGCCCTCATCGAGCAGTGGCTCGCCGACTTCCGCCGTACGACGGGCAAGGGCGCCGCCTTCATCGGCAGCCACGTCGGGGTCTTCCACGCCTCGCACGTCGACGGAGTCCCGTATCTGATCAACGGGAACTCCGGAAAGGCACCCGCCGGCCCGGCCGGCGAGGGCGGTTTCACCGGGTGGTCGCTCATCGGCGCCGACCGGGTACCGGCCGGCGAGCAGGCGGCGGCCCGGCAGCGGCCGTGGCGGGGCGGCCCCGACTGGATCTCCGTCCAGACCCGGGCGCACGTCGACTCCCTCACCCTCGACGCACCGACGGTGATCGTCGCGGGGGAGCGTACGAAGGTGGGCGCGAGCGTCGTCCAGGGCGCGCGCACCGTCCCGGTGGCGTTCCCGCTCAGCGCGGACTGGACAGGGTCACCGAACGTGTACGTCGGGGACTTGGAGGACGCCCGGCACCGCCACACCGCCGTCCTCGACCCGGTCACCGGCACGCTCACGGCCCTGCGCCCCGGCACCGTCACGCTCGCGGTGACGGTCAACGGCACGACACAACGGGCCCGGATCGAGATCGTGGCGAAGGCGGCGGCCCCGGCCGCCTGA
- a CDS encoding NUDIX domain-containing protein, whose translation MSTLRRSAGLLLFRVTGTGSERDVEVLIGHMGGPFWARREEAAWSIPKGEYGPEEEPAAAARREFREEVGLPVPDGAWVPLGAARQPSGKTVTVWAVEAELDPAAAVPGTFTMEWPRGSGVQREFPEMDRFAWCTPERAAELLVTGQRVFLDRLRGQVREGHASSDG comes from the coding sequence ATGTCGACGCTCAGGCGCAGCGCGGGTCTCCTCCTCTTCCGGGTGACGGGCACGGGGAGCGAGCGGGATGTCGAGGTGTTGATCGGGCACATGGGCGGCCCGTTCTGGGCGCGTCGCGAGGAGGCCGCCTGGTCGATCCCCAAGGGCGAGTACGGCCCGGAGGAGGAACCAGCCGCCGCCGCCCGCCGGGAGTTCCGGGAAGAGGTGGGGCTACCGGTTCCGGACGGTGCCTGGGTGCCGCTCGGCGCGGCGCGTCAGCCGAGCGGCAAGACGGTGACCGTGTGGGCGGTGGAGGCGGAACTGGATCCGGCGGCGGCCGTTCCGGGGACGTTCACGATGGAGTGGCCGAGGGGGTCCGGTGTGCAGCGGGAGTTCCCGGAGATGGACCGGTTCGCCTGGTGCACACCGGAGCGGGCCGCCGAGCTCCTGGTCACGGGCCAGCGGGTCTTCCTCGACCGGTTGCGCGGTCAGGTCCGCGAGGGGCACGCCTCCTCGGACGGGTAG